GAATCCGTACTTAAAAAGAAAAAGAAAGATAAAAAACCAGTAATTGCAACCAAAAAAAACGGAGCGCAAAAAGTAGATCTATTAGGAGATAGAGATCTTGCTGATATAATTTTAGAAGATGAAGATGTAGTAGTACTCCCTGATTTTTCAGTAAGAACGCCTACTCCTCAACCAACTCAAAATACTAAACAAACAAATATATATAAACCGTCTTTAAATAATTCTATAGGATCTTTTTTAGAACAAGGCATAAGTAGGCGTTCTAGAAAAAAACATAAAAAAGTTTCGAAAGATGCAAATAGTGGCGAAGCAATCACGTCGATTGAAATTCCAAAAGAGATCCGCGTATATGAATTTGCAGAGAAGTTAAATAAACAGCCTAGCGAAATTATTGGCAAGCTATTTATGCTAGGAATGATGACAACTAAAAACGACTTTTTAGATGAAGATGCTATAGAAATTTTAGCAGATGAATTTGGAGTTGAGATAAATATAGTAGACACACAAGAGGCTTTCGACTATGTAAAAGCATACGACGAGCAAAACAACGAAGAAAATTTAACTCAAAGAGCCCCTGTTATAACAATAATGGGTCACGTTGATCACGGCAAAACATCTTTACTTGACTATATAAGAAACTCACGCGTAGCATCTGGGGAAGCTGGCGGTATAACCCAGCACGTTGGTGCATATATGGTCAATAAAAATAATAGAAATATAACATTTATAGACACTCCTGGTCACGAAGCTTTCACCGCCATGAGAGCAAGAGGAGCTGGAGTAACCGATATAGTTATAATAGTCGTTGCTGCCGACGATGGAGTAAAACCACAGACAAAAGAGGCCATTAGTCATGCTAAGGCTGCAAATGTACCTATTATAATAGCTATCAATAAGATGGATAAAGAGGCAGCAAATCCGGACAAAGTAAAAAGCGAACTCGCAGATCTTGACATACTATCTACCGAATGGGGCGGAGCATATGAATTTGTTCCTATTTCAGCAAAAACAGGAATGGGTATAGAAGACCTATTGGAGATAGTACTTTTACAAGCAGACATTCTGGAACTTAAGGCAAATGCGAAAGCAAATGCGAAAGCTACCATAATAGAAAGCTCGCAACAAAAAGGCAGGGGACCTGTTGCAACCATAATCGTAGAAAACGGTACTTTAAAAGTTGGAGATACTGTAGTGGCAGGAGTGGCCTACGGTAAAATAAGAAGCATAACAGACGATAAAGCCAATGTTTTAAAAGAGATAAAGCCCGGTGAATGTGGCGTAATAATGGGTTTAAGTGAAATTCCTGAGGCGGGAGAGACTCTAATAAGTGTTAAAACAGACAAAGAGGCTCGCGAATATGCTCAGAAAAAGGCAGAATACCTACGTCAAAAAGAACTTAGTAAAACTACAAAAGTAAGCCTTGAAGAGCTTAGTGAAAAGATTGCGGAAGGTGAGCTAAAATCACTGCCTGTTATTGTAAAAGCAGATGTTGGCGGATCATTAGAAGCCATAAAATCAAGTCTTGAAAAACTAAGAAATGATGAGATTAAGGTAAATATTATACACTCTGGAGTAGGCGGAATAACTCAAAGCGACGTAGCTTTAGCAAAAGCCAGTGAAAATAGTGTAATCTTAGGATTTAACATACGCCCAACCGGAGAGATAAAAGAAAAAGCGAAAGAAAGCGGAATAGAGATTAAAACATATAATGTAATCTATAACCTTCTAGATGATGTTAAAGTGCTACTGAGCGGATTAATGTCACCTATATTACGAGAAGAGCACTTAGGACAAGCTCAAGTTCGCCAAGTAATAAATGTGCCAAAAATAGGTGCTATAGCTGGATGTATGGTAACAGAAGGCAGTATAAACAGAGGAGCAAAAATAAGGCTCATTAGAAATGGTATAGTAGTTCATGAAGGTACGGTAAGCTCACTAAAACGCTTTAAAGACGACGTTCGCGAGGTGGCAAAAGGCTATGAGTGTGGCGTAGGAATAGACGGATATAATGATATAAGAGAGGGTGATTATATAGAAAGCTTTAAAGAGATTGAGGAGCAAGCGACTCTATGAATTCAGCCGAAATTAAAAGACTAAGAACCGAAAGTGTGTTGAAAGAGCTTATTCCTGAAGCTCTTGCGACTTTAGAGGATGAGTTTTTAAGAGGTCTTTGCGTAACTGATGTAGAGTGCAAAAAAGGTAGATATGACGCCTTTGTATATCTTGATAAGATGGCGTTTGACGACAAAGAACAAGCCTATGTATTAAGTCACTTAAAACGCATATCAAAATATCTACAAAACCACTGCATGGAAGCTGAAGGTTGGTATAGATGCCCGAATTTTCACTTCAAATTTGATGATAGGCTAGAGTATCAAAATCATATGGATAGTTTGTTTGATAAAATTTCAAAGGATTTAGATAAAAATGCAAAATCTTGAAAAACTAATTAAAGAGTGTGGGGTAGAGCTTTATGATACCGAACTAGCCAATGAAAACGGCAAAACTATTTACAGAATTTATATTACTAAAAAAGATGGAGTAAATTTAGACGACTGTGAAAAAGTATCGAGATTACTTTCACCTATCTTTGATGTAGAACCACCCGTTAATGGTGACTATACTCTTGAAGTTAGCAGTCCCGGACTTGAAAGAAAGCTCGAAACAATCGCTCATTTTAGCTCAAGCATAGGAGAGCTTGTAAAAATTACAGCCTCAATCGATGGAGGAAATCAAAAACTAAAAGGTAAAATTTTAGCCGTAAATGACTACGAAATAGATCTTGAAGTAGACAATAAATCTATCAAAATAAAAATTTCAGACATCAAAAAAGCAAAAACATACATAGAGTGGTAAAATAAATTTTACTACAAACTTTAAATATATAAAATTTAAATTTAACTAATTTAACAATCAAATATAAGCAAATACAATGCTAAAATTAGATATAATCGCATAATTTTTATATTTAAGTAGGTAGAAAATGGGCTTTTTAGATATTTTTTCAAAAACAAGAAATCAATCATCTCCGAGTGAAGCTCCTGCGCACTGGGTAAAGTGCGAAAGCTGCCACTCATTAATGTATTATAAAGAGGTAGAAGCCTGCTTTAACGTATGCCCGAAATGCGGATACCATATGAGACTCAAACCTCAAAGAAGAATAGAGCTTTTATGCGA
This Campylobacter sp. RM16192 DNA region includes the following protein-coding sequences:
- the rimP gene encoding ribosome maturation factor RimP; the protein is MQNLEKLIKECGVELYDTELANENGKTIYRIYITKKDGVNLDDCEKVSRLLSPIFDVEPPVNGDYTLEVSSPGLERKLETIAHFSSSIGELVKITASIDGGNQKLKGKILAVNDYEIDLEVDNKSIKIKISDIKKAKTYIEW
- the infB gene encoding translation initiation factor IF-2, giving the protein MGTVRISEIANELGYPSKEIVEKANELGLKVKTHSSGVTPEEAEALYTYVQTGEIPESFKKKPEKKKSEPKKSATKQTKEQKESKDTKKESSKTTKKDNRAIEKPVKAEQTATKQTKEKVEIPGINPEKETKEDINQKTDKQEEKPIVTEKKPEVKESLADVSLQKRRGLMIVKKKKEEPVVTTSTAKQAEKIESEPIRNLESMFSFNNSESVLKKKKKDKKPVIATKKNGAQKVDLLGDRDLADIILEDEDVVVLPDFSVRTPTPQPTQNTKQTNIYKPSLNNSIGSFLEQGISRRSRKKHKKVSKDANSGEAITSIEIPKEIRVYEFAEKLNKQPSEIIGKLFMLGMMTTKNDFLDEDAIEILADEFGVEINIVDTQEAFDYVKAYDEQNNEENLTQRAPVITIMGHVDHGKTSLLDYIRNSRVASGEAGGITQHVGAYMVNKNNRNITFIDTPGHEAFTAMRARGAGVTDIVIIVVAADDGVKPQTKEAISHAKAANVPIIIAINKMDKEAANPDKVKSELADLDILSTEWGGAYEFVPISAKTGMGIEDLLEIVLLQADILELKANAKANAKATIIESSQQKGRGPVATIIVENGTLKVGDTVVAGVAYGKIRSITDDKANVLKEIKPGECGVIMGLSEIPEAGETLISVKTDKEAREYAQKKAEYLRQKELSKTTKVSLEELSEKIAEGELKSLPVIVKADVGGSLEAIKSSLEKLRNDEIKVNIIHSGVGGITQSDVALAKASENSVILGFNIRPTGEIKEKAKESGIEIKTYNVIYNLLDDVKVLLSGLMSPILREEHLGQAQVRQVINVPKIGAIAGCMVTEGSINRGAKIRLIRNGIVVHEGTVSSLKRFKDDVREVAKGYECGVGIDGYNDIREGDYIESFKEIEEQATL
- the rbfA gene encoding 30S ribosome-binding factor RbfA, coding for MNSAEIKRLRTESVLKELIPEALATLEDEFLRGLCVTDVECKKGRYDAFVYLDKMAFDDKEQAYVLSHLKRISKYLQNHCMEAEGWYRCPNFHFKFDDRLEYQNHMDSLFDKISKDLDKNAKS